CCCAGCGCCATGCCGTGGGGATGACCATCCGATCACGCCCGCGGGCTACGGAGATGACCATGACCACCCTCGCCCTCGACGGCGGCACGCCCCTGCGCACCACGCCCTTTCCCTCCGGTAAGGACATCGGGGAGGAGGAGCTGCGGCTGGTGCAGGAAGTCATCCAGAGCAAGCTGCTCAACCGCACCCAGGGGCACATGACCCGCGACTTTGAGTTGCGCTTTGCCGAGCACTATGGCGTGGCCCACTGCACCGCCTCGATGTCCGGGACCTCCGCCATCCATGTCGCCGTCGGGGCGCTCAACCCCGAGCCGTGCGATGAGTTCATCACCGCCCCCATCACCGACATGGGGACCATCATCCCCATCCTCGCCCAGAACTGCCTGCCCGTCTTCGCCGACATCGATCCCGTCACGTACAACATGTCGCCCGCCTCCATCCGCGAGCGCATCACCGACCGCACGCGGGGGATCATCCTGGTCCACCTGTTCGGCAACCCGTGCGACATGGACCCGATCATGGAGATCGCGCGCGAGCATGACCTCTATGTCATCGAGGACTGCTCGCAGGCCTATGGGACCATGTACAAGGGGCGGCGGTGCGGGACCATCGGGCATTTGGGGTGCTTCAGCCTGCAGGCCAGCAAGCACATCACCACCGGCGACGGGGGACTGACGATCACCAACGATGACGCACTGGGCGAACGGGCGCGGCTGTTTGCCGACAAGGGCTGGCCGCGCTATTCGGCCGACGGAGCGCGCAGCTACCTGTTCTTCGGTCTCAACTACCACATGACCGAACTGACGGCGGCGGTGGGGCTGGGACAGCTCCCGAAGATGGACCGCATCTGCGCGGCCCGCAACTGGGCGGGCGATCTGCTGACCGGGCAACTGCAGGGCCTGCCCGGCGTCACGCCAGCGATCACCCAGCCCGGCGGCGTGCACACCTACTGGAGCTACCCCCTGCGGATTGACGCAGCGGCGCTGGGGATGAGCAAGGAGCGGTTCGCCGAGGCCGTACGGGCCGAGGGGGCGGGGATCGCCACCGGCTACATCGGCTACCCGATCTACATGTACGAGTACATCCGCCGGCAGCAGATCTATGGCAACTCGCGCTGCCCGTTCGACTGCCCGAAGTACGGCAGCGGCCACGAGATCCGCTATGAGGCGGGCTACTGCCCCGAGGCCGACCGGGCCCTCGAGCAGATGGCCAACCTCCACGTCAACGAGTTCTTCACCGAGCAGGATGTGAACGACCTGGCCGCCATCGTCCGCAAGGTCGCGCTGCGCTGAGTCCCCGGTGACCCGTCGTCACGTCATCTTTCGCCAAAATACCCCTTGACAAGTACTACTATGATTAGTACTATGCAGCATAGTAGGTATGAAGGAACCGCAACTCGGGTGCCGTTCCCACGGGAAGAAGGGATCAACATGAAGCGCACCCTCTGGTTGACAGCAGTTCTGATCGTGACCGTGGCGCTGACTGCGCCAGTGTGGGCGAGGGGAGGGGACAGAGGCGCGCGGCACGGCGGCAACAGCTCGGACAACTCCA
This sequence is a window from bacterium. Protein-coding genes within it:
- a CDS encoding DegT/DnrJ/EryC1/StrS family aminotransferase encodes the protein MTTLALDGGTPLRTTPFPSGKDIGEEELRLVQEVIQSKLLNRTQGHMTRDFELRFAEHYGVAHCTASMSGTSAIHVAVGALNPEPCDEFITAPITDMGTIIPILAQNCLPVFADIDPVTYNMSPASIRERITDRTRGIILVHLFGNPCDMDPIMEIAREHDLYVIEDCSQAYGTMYKGRRCGTIGHLGCFSLQASKHITTGDGGLTITNDDALGERARLFADKGWPRYSADGARSYLFFGLNYHMTELTAAVGLGQLPKMDRICAARNWAGDLLTGQLQGLPGVTPAITQPGGVHTYWSYPLRIDAAALGMSKERFAEAVRAEGAGIATGYIGYPIYMYEYIRRQQIYGNSRCPFDCPKYGSGHEIRYEAGYCPEADRALEQMANLHVNEFFTEQDVNDLAAIVRKVALR